The following is a genomic window from Paenibacillus thiaminolyticus.
AGAAGGTGCTCGTTGTGGAGAAAATATAGATGGGCGGATGACCAATAGGGAGGGAGCGGCAGCGCTTAGTTTATCAGAACGCCAAGTCATTCGGCTAAAGAACAAATACCAATCGGAGCCCAGGATTCTGCCCGTGTCAAATTGCGAAGTGTCTATTATCATCCCTGCTGGCGACGAATCCTCATCGATTATATAGACGATCCATTGCTATAAATATTAATATTATGCAATCGGGCAGCTATTTTCCAATTGCTTCTGAAAATCGTGTATAACACGAACGATGGTTAAAAGTCCACACCTTTAATGAAAAAAAATCATATCCTGCATTATACGACCAAAAGGAGCCATTCCTGTAATGAATGATTTCGAGGTTTGAATAAGCTGCTTGAATCAAAGCGATTTCGCGTCCCTACCAGAACATGAAATAAACCAACGACACTTGAAGCACGGAGCAGCCGTAGAGTTTATTCCATAAGCGCAACGACCCAGTGCGACATGGGAGGGTAAGCTGTCGAGGGAATGGTATCCCAACCTCTTTTCCCGTCACCGGCTCCTCCAGAAAATTATGACATAGATACATGACTTCTCCTTCTCTCGGGATGTTCGATGGTTGAAAATCTAAGAATGAGTGAGAACACGCGAGAAAACAATAATTCATAGTGGGAGGAAGACAATGTCGCAAGCGAATATTCCTAATATAACCCCTAACATCACGATTACTAGAGATGACGCCTTGAACCTCTTGTTATCTTCTATAGCGATTGAAGAGTTAGGGCTAGGACACATTATTAATGCCGAAGCAGAAAAAATCCAATACGCTATCGGTACGCTGCCAGGACTTTCGGTTCCGGCGACCATCAGTGAGTTGCTGGAGGTAAATTCAAGTGTTCAAACTACGCTGCAAGGATTAATTAAGAAAGAGCTGCTCCTTCAATCTAAACTGGAAAACATCTTGGCTGCCCCTTCTTTAGTAGGTCCAACCGGCCCAACCGGGGCTACAGGGCCATCTGGTGGACCTCCAGGAGCAACTGGCGCTACTGGTGTGACAGGAGCAACTGGAGCTACCGGGGCTACCGGGGCTACCGGAGCAACTGCGGCAACCGGAGCAACTGGGGCAACCGGAGCTACCGGGGCAACCGGGGCAACTGGTGCGACAGGAGCAACAGGCGCTACTGGACCTACTGGTGTGACAGGGGTAACAGGCGCTACTGGACCTACTGGTGTGACAGGGGTAACAGGAACTACCGGAGCAACCGGTCCATCAATTAGTACACTTGCTGCTTTTGGATCTTTTTCCCTTAACACATCAATTACTGGTACATTAACTATACCAGTTGGTGGGAATATACCGTTTAATCAAAACCCTGTGCCACCTGTTGGAATTATTCATCCATCAGGATCTGACACATTTACTATCACGGTTGCTGGCACCTATTTAATCATTTACGGGATACACTATACCGTTGCATCAGCTGCGCAGTTACCAGTTAACACCATTATATTTTCAGGTGGATTCGGTCGTAGTGATACGACCCTTAAAAGTGGAACTACTTCCAGTCTTGATGCTTGGATGACTAATAGTTCTATGCTGCCTTTAGCAGTAGGGGATACAGTGGTAATTAAAAACGATGGTACCAATAGCTTTAATTTAACGGCGGTTCCAGGTGCTGCAGCATATATTACTTTTACCAGAGTGGGGCCATAAGATTTACAGTTCTGATGTTCTATTGATTTAAAACGGAAATATAATAAAAAGAAATTATAATTCCAATAAGCCCCAGAAATCAAAAGTTGCGCGGAGAAACATAATGTTTTCCGCCCAACTTTTTTTGTGCGTTTGCTTTTGCAGGAAAGTAGCGAGGCGGATGCTCCCCACTTTCCGTAAATTGTTGGCCATGGTCACAATCCCGAAATCGACGTTAACCTTGTCCAGCCCCCGCAAGGAGAACCGTCGGAACGACCGATTGCCCTTGATGTGACCGAACACGCTCTCCACCTCCACCTTACGCCGGGCGTAGATCACGGATTTCTCGTCATCCTCAAGAGCTCTTTTGGCCATTACTTTTAATCCCATTTGGGCAATCGCACATTCCTCACATTCATAGATCTTGTTAGAGGGCAACCATCAACGGTGAGTACAGTAAGGGTTATATTCATGAGGAAACTCCTTTTGAATTAAATAGACTCTCGCATTCGCCGGGGCAGATACAGAAAAGATTTCCTCGTACCATCAAAACTGCTTTCCTCCTACTTGTGTAGGGGGATTTTTATTTCAACAGTAACCCGAACTGGAAAAAACATTTGGGTTACGGCTGTTTTTGTGGGAGGGAGGGGGAGAGAGGAGATGAACAGCTTAGACAAGAATCTTCTGGAAGTGTCTGTCATCATCCCTGCTGGCGACGAATCCTCATCGATTATACAGACGATCCATTGCTGTAAATATTAATATTATGCAATCGGGCAGCTATTTTCCAATTGCTTCTGAAAATCGTGTATAACACGAACAATGGTTAAAAGCCCACACCTTTAATGAAAAAAAATCATATCCTGCATTATACGACCAAAAGGAGCCATTCCTGTAATGAATGATTTCGAGGTTTGAATAAGCTGCTTGAATCGAAGCGATCTCGCGTCCTTACCAGAACATGAAATAAACCAACGAGAATTGAAGCACGGAGCAGCCGTAAAGTTTATTTCCATAAGGGCAACGACCCAGTGCGACATGGGAGGGTAAGCTGTCGAGGGAAGGGAGTGGATATCCAAAGTGCGGTCATACAAGTCACCCAAAGACTGGGAATGGTGTCCCAACCTCTATTTCCGTCACCGGCTCCTCCAGAAATTATGTCATAGCTACATGACTTCTCCATCTCTCGGGATGTTCGATGGTTGAAAATCTAAGAATGAGTGAGAACACACGAGAAAACAATAATTCATAGTGGGAGGAAGACAATGTCGCAAGCGAATATTCCTAATATAACCCCTAGCATCACGATTACTAGAGATGACGCCTTGAACCTCTTGTTATCTTCTATAGCGATAGAAGAGTTAGGGTTAGGACACATTATTAATGCCGAAGCAGAAAAAATCCAATACGCTATCGGTACGCTGCCAGGACTTTCGGTTCCGGCGACCATCAGTGAGTTGCTGGAGGTAAATTCAAGTGTTCAAACTACGCTGCAAGGATTAATTAAGAAAGAGCTGCTCCTTCAATCTAAACTGGAAAACATCTTGGCTGCTCCTTCTTTAGTAGGTCCAACCGGCCCAACTGGGGCTACAGGGCCATCTGGTGGACCTCCAGGAGCAACTGGCGCTACTGGTGTGACAGGGGCAACCGGAGCAACGGGAGCCGGAGCTACTGGAGCCACGGGAGCTACTGGAGCCACGGGAGCTACCGGAGCAACGGGAGCTACCGGAGCTACTGGAGCCACGGGAGCCACCGGAGCCACCGGCGCAGGAGTAACCGGAGCTACTGGAGCCACTGGAGCTACCGGTGCCACGGGAGCTACCGGAGCCACTGGTGCAGGAGTAACCGGCCCGACTGGTCCTACCGGAGCTGCAGGTTCTATTGGTCCTCCTG
Proteins encoded in this region:
- a CDS encoding BclA C-terminal domain-containing protein, with the translated sequence MSQANIPNITPNITITRDDALNLLLSSIAIEELGLGHIINAEAEKIQYAIGTLPGLSVPATISELLEVNSSVQTTLQGLIKKELLLQSKLENILAAPSLVGPTGPTGATGPSGGPPGATGATGVTGATGATGATGATGATAATGATGATGATGATGATGATGATGATGPTGVTGVTGATGPTGVTGVTGTTGATGPSISTLAAFGSFSLNTSITGTLTIPVGGNIPFNQNPVPPVGIIHPSGSDTFTITVAGTYLIIYGIHYTVASAAQLPVNTIIFSGGFGRSDTTLKSGTTSSLDAWMTNSSMLPLAVGDTVVIKNDGTNSFNLTAVPGAAAYITFTRVGP
- a CDS encoding transposase, translating into MAKRALEDDEKSVIYARRKVEVESVFGHIKGNRSFRRFSLRGLDKVNVDFGIVTMANNLRKVGSIRLATFLQKQTHKKSWAENIMFLRATFDFWGLLEL
- a CDS encoding exosporium glycoprotein BclB-related protein; this encodes MSQANIPNITPSITITRDDALNLLLSSIAIEELGLGHIINAEAEKIQYAIGTLPGLSVPATISELLEVNSSVQTTLQGLIKKELLLQSKLENILAAPSLVGPTGPTGATGPSGGPPGATGATGVTGATGATGAGATGATGATGATGATGATGATGATGATGATGATGAGVTGATGATGATGATGATGATGAGVTGPTGPTGAAGSIGPPGIPGAPGARGATGATGATGAGGRDVIIPFASGIPVLLVSALLGTNGTQGLIGFGTNGTVVAILGGQIDIEGGIGELVNEAFSMPRDGNLTSISAYFSTTEALTLSGVITITARVYTSPVPNNIFNQVASVDLAPTLGPGIVDVGTISSVTTALPNIPVTAGTRILIVFTAEAEGLDIGLAVAGYASAGLGIS